The Vanessa atalanta chromosome 24, ilVanAtal1.2, whole genome shotgun sequence genome has a segment encoding these proteins:
- the LOC125073563 gene encoding stress-associated endoplasmic reticulum protein 2, translating into MAPKQRMRIANEIASKNITMRGNVPKTTKEKEDQYPVAPWLLALFIFVVCGSAVFQIIQSIRLA; encoded by the exons ATGGCACCCAAACAGAGAATGCGTATCGCCAACGAAATTGCCAGCAAAAACATCACAATGAGGGGCAATGTTCCAAAGACCACAAAG gaaAAGGAAGATCAATATCCAGTAGCACCATGGCTTCTAGCTCTCTTCATATTCGTAGTCTGTGGTTCTGCTGTCTTCCAAATCATACAGTCCATACGACTGGCTTAA